Below is a genomic region from Candidatus Paceibacterota bacterium.
ATTTTTTTGCCTGCTCGACTCCCTTCGTCTTGAGATCCTCGCGCAATTTTTCATCATCAAGAATTTTCAGAATGGAGCTTTTCATGGCATCTATATCATAAGGACTTACATGCATGGCCGCATTTCCCGTTATCTCAATGTGGGACGGGACATCGGAACAGATGACCGGAACTCCGCATGCCATCGCCTCAAGCACGGATGAACCGAATTCTTCATAGACAGGAACGGAAACAAAAACATCCGCTCCGGAAAATATTCCATTCAGATCCTCCGGCGCGATATATCCCGGAAACAGAACCTCATTCTTCAGCCCGAAATCTTTCGCAGTCTGCCTTATCTCGTCGGACAGCCATCCGTTCTTGCCGGCAAGAACCAGCTTATATTTGGAATTTGGTTTTTTTCCTTTCAGGATCAGCCTCAATTTTGAAAAAGCCTCGATCAGCCTGGAAAGATTGTTCAAAGGCTTGATAGTATTCATAAAAAGTATATATTCGCCGTCGATCCCGTATTTTTCTTTGACCCTCTGGATCTCGCTTATGGGAGCCTCTTTGAAGAATTTTTCATCAAACGCATTATAGACCACTCTGATCTTCTTATCCTCAACTTCGAAGTCTCCTACAAGATCCTTCCTTGCGGACTCGCTCGTTGCAATGACCATATCCGCTTTTTTAAATGCAGGGGGTTTGAGCTTGAACTTCATGACACTCTTCTGAGGGAACATATCCGGAAACTTTTTCATTGCAAGATAATAGGACGTCACCACCAGCCTTCCTCTGTATGTCATCGGAACCCTCCCTCCGGGAACATGCAGAACATCCAGATTGTCGTGAGTGAAATATGCCGACGCAAGCATCTCGGAATATGCAACGGGAAGGAATTTTTTATAATAGGAGAACGGGAAATGCCTTATGGTCACATTCGGCCGGCTGAACTTCTTTATATCCTTGTCCCTCACTCTATAATTAAAATACAGAAAATATTCATTTTCTTTGTCAATTTCAAGCAGATGCCTGATCAATTGATAGGTATAATGCCCTAATCCTGCGGCATCTCCCAATTCCGGATTCAATATTGTTTGCGCGTCTATTCCAATTCTCATATAATTGAATTATTTTCTTATCTGATACCCCAATTATGACCCCGTATAAATTCAGTGTCAAATATGATTTCAACATTGCCACTGGCTCATTCATTGTGATAGACTTAAATTATGAAAATCTTAGCAATAAACAAACGGGCGACTTTTGACTATGAGATCCTGGAAAAGCGGGAGGGCGGTTTGGTGTTGTCCGGACAGGAGGTCAAATCGATCAAATCCGGACACATGAGCCTCAAGGGCGCATATGTCACTTCCCGCGGCTTGGAACTGTTTCTCACCAATTCCAATGTTCCCGCCTATCAGCCCAAAAACACCTCCGAAAGCTATGATCCCACAAGACCCCGGAAGGTCATGCTGCATAAACAGGAAATAAAAACCCTCCTCGGAAAGATAACCCAGAGAGGCTTGACATTGGTGCCAATTAAGGTATACTCCATACATGGTTTGATAAAGCTTGAATTCGGCATAGGAAAAGGAAAAAAGAAGGTTGATAAGCGGGAAGATATCAAGAAAAGAGAAGACAAAATGAGAATTGCAAGAGCTTTAAGACCTAAGGCCTAATTTTATTTAGTGCCTGACTAAGTTCATGATCATTGAAATGAAATTAGGATCCTATCGGGGATGAAATTTGGATTCGATAGGAATCTGATTTAAAGACTGCCAATTGAGCACGCCTGTAATCTCATAAAACCTTCGGGCAAATCATAAGTGCAAAATCACTTACAGAAAAAGTGGCATCTCTATTCAGAATGCCGTCTTTTTCAACCGCTATTGCTTAATTTAAGCCGATAGCCATCGAATTACCGATTCTTGGTAGGTAAACCTCGGTGTCATATTCCAGGATAGCGCTTGACCGCTTGGGATCAAGCCGCGAAAATACACCAAGCAAGGATCTACGGGTAACTTGGCTGTTCATCACCCATAGATCCCACTTCGAACAGCATATATTGGTAGAAGGTCTTTGAAGGGATATCTTACACGCGGGTTCAACTCCCGCCATCTCCACTTAATTTCCCACCCCCGCTTTCAGTTACCGGGTAAAACTTATTTTTTGATAAGTATTTCAGTTTCAAGAAAGATTCTTCAATCTCTGGTTTTTAATTAATATTCCAATAACTTAATTTAAAAATTATATATTCAGAAATTATTTAGGAATTAGAAATTAGAAATTAAAAATTAATTGTAAACATATAGCACAAAAAGAATTCAGGATAAACCACCAGATAAGACTGCCGGAAGCTTCAATTATCGGCGACGATGGAGAGAAGTTGGGCATTATGAGCATCAGCGATGCCTTGAGACTGGCGACCGAAAAAACCCTTGATCTCGTGGAAGTTTCTCCGAACCTCAATCCCCCGGTCTGCAAGATCATGGATTACGGGAAATTCCTTTATAAGATCGCAAAGCAGAAACGGCAGCAAAGCGCAAAACAGAAAACGGTAGGCACAAAAGGAATAAGGCTCTCGATCAGGATCGAGAAACACGATATGGAGTTCAAGGCAAAGAACGCCATCAAATTTATGGAAAAGGGCCACAAGGCGAAAATAGACATGTTCCTGAAAGGAAGAGAAAAAGCGAATATTGACTTTGCTCGGGAAAAGATCGAAAAATTCCTTCAGATGGTGCGCGAATTCGTAAAAGCGGACCCTAAAAACGCCGCAAAAGAGATATTCTCCGAAAAGGGCTTGCAAAAAACTCCACAAGGCTTTATAATCATCCTGGAATTTAAGAAATAAACCCAACCCTGCAGCTTTGCTACAGGGTATCAGGGTGGGTTTTTTACGAGAGGATTCGGCGCCGCCGAAACATTAAGTAGAAACCGTAATAATTAAGTTTAAATATTACAACAATGAAATCCAAAACAAGAAAAGCGGTAGCCAAGAGGTTCAAGATCACCAAAACAGGCAAAGTCATGGCAAGATCGGCCAATCAGGATCATTTCAACTCCAGAGAATCCGGCAACGTAACAAGAAGAAAAAGACTGGACAAGACAATATCAAGTTCACTGAAGAATGCCATCAAGAAACAGATTTAATAAGTAAAAGATAAACTCAACATATGACAAGAATCAAACGAGGGGTAATGTCCCATAAAAGAAGAAAGAATGTCCTGAGAAGAGCGAAAGGTTTTGAGAACGGTAAAAAGAACAAATTCATCAGAGCAAAAGAGCATCTGATGCATGCCGGAGTTTATGCATTCCGAGATAGACGCGCTAAAAAAAGGACAATGAGAGCATTGTGGCTGATCAGGCTGAACGCCGCAGTAAGAGAATACGGGATAAGCTACAGCAGATTCATAAACGCCGCCAAGAACGCAAAAATCGACATCGACAGGAAAGTCCTTTCAGATCTCGCATTGAACAATCCGGAGATATTTGCAAAGATCGTTGAAAAAGCAAAAACCCAGATCAAACAATAGCACGCATTTAAAAAAACAGCCTCGTATGGGTTGTTTTTTTATGTGATCAAACCCGATTATTTTTTAGATTTTTGGGCCTCATGAACTTCTCACTCTCCCTACCACCTATAATTATCAAAAGTCCAATTGATGATCTTTTCGGTATCTTTGAATCTATCCGATGAATTCAGGACGACGCTTACGATCTTATTGTTCGCATCGTCAGATCCCGCAACAAGAACCATGCATTCCCCCGCATCATCAGTAAACCCCGTCTTGCCACCTTCGATATTTTTCACTTTCCCCAAAAGCAGATTAGTGCTTTTTAATATATGCTTGGTTTTTTTGTCGGCCGACCAGACCTCGCCCCTTTGGATCTTCATATCCTCCCATATCCTTGAATAACGCAGGCCATAATCAAAGATCTGCGCAATTTCATAGGCAGTAGAATAATTCTCCTCCTGCTGGTCCAGTCCGGATGCATTGAAAAATCTGGTATTTTCAAGACCGAGCAATTCCGCTCTTTCATTCATAAGCCCGATAAAGTCCCCCGATTCCCCGTTCACATGCTCGGCGATCGCCTCTGCTGCGACATTATTCGAATTCACAAGCATGATCTTCAGAAGATCTTCCGCCATAATCTCTTCGCCCGCAAAAAGACCGTCTCTTTTTCCGCCTTTCTTTATGGCCTTTTCGGTTATAACGATCCTATCGGAAAGATCTATTTTTTCCATGGCTATAATGGCCGTCATGAGTTTCGAAAGGCTCGCAATCGGCATTTTTCTGTTTTCTTCTTTTGAAAAAAGAACTGCATTCGTTCCAATATCCATAACCACCGCCGACTTTGAGCTAATCTCCATTTCTTTTGCATCGTTGTTCTTTGAAGGCAATATACTGAGTTCGCTTCCGACTTTGAGATTTTCCATATAATAATTCCAATTAATTTTGTCGTCATTACCCGCGCTTGCGTCAACCGACCCTTCATTCACAACAGCGCCCAAAAGATCAGCTTCAGTGTTGCCTGAAGAAAATATGTATGTTTGGTTTATCAGGGCCATTATCAATATAGCGATTTTTTCTATCATTATTGGCTGTTATTATTTGATTGGTCTTGTGAAGGACCGGAGTCCGGAGTCTTTGTGTTCAGATCCGACGGTAAATCGCTTATGCCGGATCGTGATGCGTCAATTACGGTTTGCTCCGGTGATGCGCCGGCTTCTTGGACAATATCCTGTTTTTGCCCGGATGCGTCAGCTTCTTTTTGAGGCACTGCGCCTTCTTCCTTCGCCTCCGCATTTTCAACGAATCTTTCTTCCAGGATCTTCTTGTTTCTCAATTCTTCAAACCTCGGAAGATGTTCCGCCTTTTCCACTCCCAGCTTTTTTAAAAAATCGAAAGATATCCTATAGAGATATGTCCTCGCATCGCTTGGGTTGTCTATTCTCTCGACCAATCCTCTTATGAGAAGATGGCGAAGCGTAAAGCTGCAGTTCACCCCCCTGATCTCTTCGATCTTCGATCTCGGTATGGGTCCCCTATAGGCCACGACCGACAGAACTTCGAGCGCCGCGCGGCTGAGTTCGCCTTCGATGTCCGCTTTCATATAATTTTCAACATATTTGCTGTTTTCCCCGGCCGTGACCATCTGGACTTCCTTGTCTTTGATAAGTATCCTCAGCCCTCTAGCCTCTTCGTTGTATTTTTTGGCAAGATCAACCGCGGCATTTTCAAGGTCCGCAACCTCAATTGACGTATATTTTGAAAGTTTTTTGAAACTCATTGGCTCTCCCGAAATGAACAGCATGCTTTCTATGATCGATCCGATATTCATAATATTTTATTAGGATTTATTTTCATTTTTTTTAATCTTTATATCACCAAACATCTCCGCCTGTTCTATGACCACGATATTCTTCCTGACAAGTTCCAGCATGGCAAGAAATGTGACGATTACCTCAACTTTGGTTTTGGCATTCACAACGGCCTGGCTGAAAGTGCATTCGATCCTTTCCGAAAGATTGTGGAGTATATGTTCGATCTTATCCTTGATGGATATGACCTCTCTCATCGTTTCCTGCTTGAGATGGCTGACATCCGGAAGCTTGCTTATGACATCATCAAATGCTTTCGCAAGATCAGAAGCAACGATGCTTTCCGGCGGACAAAAAACCGTTTCCACCCCCAAATAGCTTTCTCTGGAAAAGAACATTTTCTTCCTCATTTCAAGCTTTTTTATCTCCTTGGAGATTTCTTTGAATCTTCTATATTCAATGAGCCTTGCCTTGAGCTCTTCTATGTCCTCTTCTTCCTCTTTTTCCAGTTCCAGCATAGGAAGAATGGCCTTTGATTTTATCAGTATCAATTTTCCCGCCACCAACAAAAAATCCGCCAGATGTTCCGGTGTGATGTCTTCCTTTGATCCCTCAAGATAGCCCAGAAATTGATCGGCGACCTGCGCAAGCGCAAGATCAGTGATCTCCAGTTTTTCCTTTTCGATCAGCTCCAGAAGAAGGTCCAGCGGTCCCTCGAATAGCTTTTCCTTGCTCTGCCAGTGATGCGCCTTTACAATATATGACATTTGAATTAAAATCGATTTAGGTGATTAACAATGTACATATTAAACAGCAGAATATATCCGTTCAGAGGCTTCGATGAACATTCATTCAAGGACTTCGGGGTCATAACAAACTCTGCAATGGAATATCTTCTCGCGGAGACAAAAACAGAATCTCCATGCTCGCTTATGGAAGCATTCAACGCTTCATTCAGAAGCGATGCACAAAAAAAACAAATAATGACCTCGATAATAGAGATTAAAACATCAAAAACATTCCCTTTCCTGAAAATATCCAAGATCATCGCAAGCTGAACAGCTCGCGTTTTTTTTATCTCTTTTTCATCTTTTTCTTCGCCTCGGAAAATGCGCCTTTTATCATATCTTCGATCTCAATGAACTTTTTAGTTGCCATTTTTACCGATCTCTCATAATCGCCCGAATTGATCACCAAATTCTTGTTTTTCAGAAGGCTCTTGTCTATAAATGCCGTCATTTTATTCAACGATCCCAGCGGGATCGTTGCGCCGACTTTTCCCTTCAGATTCTTTCTCATCCAGTTTTCTTTCGCAAACTCAACAGCTTTCACGGTTTTTTCCCCTTTTTTTTTCAGCCACTTATTAACCTCTTTCAGAAGCTTTTTCTTGTCCAGGTTCTTGTTGGCGGGAATAAGCGCAAGAATATGTCTTTTTGCGTCAATTTTCATCACCAGAGTTTTCACGACCTCTTTCGGATCGATATGCTGCGTCTTCGCATTATCAAGCGCCGTAAAAACAGTCCTATGATCGATGACTTCGTGCTTGACCTTGTTCTTCTCAAGCAATTTTTGAAGATCTTTTAATATAGCCATGGTGTTAATTTAACGACTTAGCCAAAAATAAAAAGTTTTAGTCATTGGAAATTGAGTTGACATTTGAGCTTTGACGTTTGACATTTGCCTAAAGCCTTCTTTCGATCTCATCATCAATTATCTCTTTCAGTCCGTCTTTCACTTTTCTTCTGACCTTGTCCTTCAGTCCTGTAAATTCGATGCCTGCGATCTTTATGCTTTCCCGGCCCTTCCCGCCCCTGTCCTCTTCGGCTTCATTTTTTTTCCTCTTCGCGCCCGCTCCGGCACGATCCGCGCTATACTCGATGCTTTTTTCATAGAGAGCGAAAATGAACATCACAACGAAAAATACCATTCCGGAAGCGATCTCGGTATCCAGGAACATTCCCCCAAGGCCGAAAGCATTGATAGTAACGGAGTCGAGATATAGCAACAACAGAATTGTCATAAATGACGCCCAAATGAAGAGGGCCAGGATCTGTCCGATCCAAGATATGCTCCTTTTAAGTTTCGAGGTGTTCTTTGAAATGAGACCGCCAGTGGACCAGAAGAAGATAATTCCAACGGGAGATATCATCCAAAGCATAAGCACAAAAAATATTCTAAGGGAGTAATTGATCGCACCTTCAAATTGGCTGCATGAATAAAAAGGATGGTTGCATGTGCCGTAAACCGCGCCTCCCGCACCGGAATAGTCATCGTTTCCATATGACAATGCCTCCTGTTTCACCGAGAATGACCCGACCAGAACCAGGATCATGAACATAAGACCGATCAATTTGGCTTGGTACATTTTTTGTATTTTCATATTCCTCCTTTTTAGTGTTAACTCTGTCTCTATTTTAGCAAAATATCGATATTTTGACAAATTCGTCTTATTGTAAATTATCGCAAACTTCCGCGATCTATTGCCCGCACTTGTTCACAATATTGCCATTATCACCTTGCTTGCATATCATAAAAAAAAATGAGGATTTTCCTCATTTATTGTCATCCCAGAAGATCCACGGGTTCCACGGTATATATATTCCTGATGAAATTTTCATATCGCCTGAATAGCTCTTCGGGTGATCCGCTCTCTTTATTGAAGCATTCTGCGAATTCTCCGGCAATCTCTTTGATTATCCGCAATTCCGCTTCAAAAAATACTTTTCTCTCCTTTTTGATCAAAACCTGATCCGTTGTGCCGGATGGCTTATTTTTTTCGGCATATGTCTCCCGATAATAAAGGATCACAGCCACAGCGACCGCATCAACCTTGCCTTCTATTCCGCGCGCTATCGCCTCATAGATATATTTTTTCAGCTTTGCCGAAACTTCGCTTCCGATAACGGGATATTTTTTATATCCGAAGTATTGCGCGGCATGCCCCCAATATGGCTCAACCAGCTTTTCGAGGCGAATCATCCTTTCCTTTTCCTCTTCGGGCGTCGGTATTTTCAAGGTTTTCATGAGGCTCCGAGAGCTGATCAATCCTCTTTTCACTTCAGCTTCAAATGGGGCCCTGTCCACATTGATCCCTTTCAGCATAAGCGCGTCGACGGCCTCTTCCAGTTCAGGAGGAATATCTTTTGCGATCTCTTCATAACGATCCTTGCCTATGATCCTTTTAAGCCATTCCTTGTCCCGGCCATGATCCCTGTCCGAAGGATTGAATGCATGTGTAGTTTTTATCATGTCGTCAGGATAGTCGATCCTGGCAAAAAACTTCAAAGCCCGGATGACTCTGTACATGATAAACGGGTTATTGTGCCTGGAAGTATTGTCTATTGCGATTCCCATATCGTTTTTATCCCGGGGATTCGACGCATAAAAACCTGTCATAAATTTTCCATTGGCATTTCCGCAGAAATAATTCATAACGACCTCCATCCTGTCGGATATGTGTGTGAGTTTCTTCAGTTCTTCGGGTATTTCCGGAAGATGTTTCAAAAACAAAGTTTTTGGCTCCATCTCCCTGATCATCCAAAGTATGAATATGTTCGTAACCGGATCCGACTTTCCAATAAAATCTGCATATTTCTTTTTCTGGTCATTCTGCATAAGAGCACCTCCTCTATATAGCCTTAAGACGGCTAAAAACGCTTTTTCCCGCCCAAAAAGCGCATTCAGCGGCCTTAATGGCTTTTAAACAAAGAACACTCCTTTTGACGTTTAAATATATATCCAAACGAGCATTGTGTCAATCGCCGGATGCGCAAAAAAATCAGACACATTTATTTGAAAAAATCCATAAAAAAAAGACGAATAGTTATTATTATTGTTCGTCTTTATATGCCAGGCTGATCCTCCTGGCCATGATGTATTTCTCATTTTTAGAAATAGCGTCATGAAGATTTTGTATTTTTCTTGAATCCCCCTTGACCCGGACGGTGATTCTTGCATGAGATGTGGAATGGGACAATATGACACCCCTATCCTCCAATTCCATTTTTTCTATAAGCCCTTCTATGTCCCTTTTAGCCTCCTCTCCCGTGAAAGTCACATCCTGCACATCCACTGTCAAACTCGCTCCGTTTGTTTCTATATAATCCGCAACGTTCTGCATAGATCCTTCCTCCTTTTTTTAATATCATTTTTGTTTTAAAAAACAGCTCCCTTCAAGCTGTTATCTTATGACTGAATTCGGCTATCAGATTAAATCACAAGAAAACGGCTCGAAAATCAGGAGCTAGTAATTCCAGATTCAATAACATATCGATCAATGTTTTCGTTCCAATATTTTTCATAGATACAGAATAACATAATAAACAAAATTGTCAATGCAAACGGAAGATATGCAGACCGACAATGGTCACAGATACGGCCGGTCAGTCTTTCATGGACTTATAAATTTTCAGAAGTTCTTCCACTCTCCCATCAATGGCCTTGGCGATCTTTCCATCAATAACCCCATTTTCAACTTGCCGGTCAGCTGAATATAAAATCCCGTCTATGCGCCCTTCCTCTTCAGTTCCGTCCAAAAGGTCAATTGCTTTTCGTATCAGATCCCGCTTTTGATGCTCCAGACCCGCCTCAGCAAAGATCTCAGCTTCCTTAACCTGAAGACCGATCTGCGCCTCAACATATTCATTCGGATCTTTTTCTTCATTGACGATATCGTACTCGGTCTTATTCCATTGCAAAAACTCCTGAGTAAAAACAATATCGTCGGGACCGTTTTCTTTGAGCAGCTCTTTCAGCCTTGAAATGCGTTCTTCCTGCTCTTCTTTTCTTTTCTCCTTCCTGATAGCCGCATCGATCTCGATCTGTCCGGTTGTCAGGAATAATTCATCATCCTTGATATTTCCGATTTTTTCAAACATATGGAATAATAAATAATTAGATCTGCTATGTCCTGTCAAAATATGATTTCCGGTCATAGTTTTCCTCGAGTTTTTCGATCTCTCTCTTTTCTTCAGGATCGATGCCTGAAGCGAATTTGATTATCATAGGCTTTATGGAAATTCCGCCTCTCACTGTAAAGTCGGCCCAGATCCTCATATATTTCGGACCTATTTTCTTCCAGATATCTCTGAATATCTTGTTGGCGACATCTTCGTGAAAATTTCCTTGATCCCTGAATGAGAAAAGATATAATTTCAATGACTTGCTTTCAAGACAAACTTTGTCCGGAACATAAACTATCTCGATCCTGGCAAAATCGGGCTGTCCTGTGATCGGGCACAGAGTTGTAAATTCGTTGCACACGAATGGTACGAGATAATCGACATCACGATTTTTGTTTTCAAAAACAGCCAAGCGGATCGGGCCTTTGTTTGCGATTTCTTTTCCGCAATTCTGCTTGTCTGAATAAAGCATTTTTTGTTTCTTCATGTCTTGAGACATTTATATGGTTATGTGCTTTTAAACTATCCATCACGAAGGATCGCTCTGCACGTCGCACCTCCCGACACATCCTGAGAAAGTAAGGTCATACGCTTTGAATTTTCCTTCCTTCGACCTGATCTTCAGAACCCCCGAAACGGGAAAATCCGCTTTTATGATCTTATACGCCCTATATCCTGCAATATGGATATTTCCCAAGTCATCAACATCCTCGCCCCTGATCTCCTTCGGAAGCGGATCCCCTTCGAACATCACTTCCGCTCCCGCCTCTTTTCCAAAAGGCTCCATAACAAGATCTATCTCAGTGGCATTAAAATTCAGATATATCGATGAACCGACCTTCTGGGTCTGAATACAGCCGGGCGCGGAAAAAAACTCTCCCTCAAGCGCCATCTCGTTTTGCGGAATTATCCTCGGACGTTTGTATAAAGCATCCTTGTCCGGAACATATCCGGAAGCATTCGCAGGAATCCCTTTTTTATAGCCAAAATGAATATCGGGCGTAGCGGAAAAACAAATATTATTCGTTCTTTCAGTGACCATCTCGGGAGATTTGACCTTTGTCTTTTTCATCTTGAGCAGCTCCTGGATAATTTTATCAAGCGTCGCATACCCGCCCTCCCCTATGTGGCAATAGACCACTTCGCCATTTTTGTTTATCAAGTAGTTCGTAGGCCAATACTTATTCTTGAATCTCTTCCAGTTCTTATATTCATTGTCCAGCGCGATCGGCCAGTACATATCATTATCGATAAGTTTCCGCTTCACGCATTGGGGTCTTTTTTCAAACTCGAACTGTGGAGTGTGGATCCCGATCATCAGAAACTTCTGGTCTTTATATTTATTCCAAAGTTCTCTCATGCGCGGAAAAGACCTTGAGCAATTCACGCAGGTAAACGACCAGAAATTTACCAGAACGACGTAGCCCGAAAGATCTTTTTCGCTCAAAGGCTCGGAGTTAAACCATTTATTGCTCGTTATTTTTAGTTTCATAGATTTCGGTGAAATTTTGAAATATAAATGCTTCAGCCCTCCCCGGCTTTTCTCATAGATAAACGCTGATCCTTGCACAAATTGCCGTTCAAAAAAACAAAAAAACAGCACAAGACCTATTGATATTTTTATCGAATAATAATGTTCTTCTTGGTTAGCATAAATAGTTATTTAACCTCAAGAAAAAATTATCGTCTTTAACTCGCTGCTTGATCCGCTAATTCAAATGTAGCATAAGAATACCACCAAATAGCCAAATGTCAATAGTACCGGGATGCTCACGGATCTGATCCTAAATATATACGCGTCAATGAAACTTCTTGGATACTTGACATTTCCGTTTTTTTTCTTTAGCATCATCTTCAGGAGGGCTGAATATGCCTGATTATGTAATATTAGCTGTCATGGCTTTAGTGGTAATATATTGGCTATTGTCCGTATTTACCGCTATAAGAAGAAGACGGAAACAAACTCAAAACGACAACAGAAGGAAAGAAGAACTGAACAAGTTCTTCAAACTGGACATAATAGATCCAACAGAAAGCAAGGGAGCCCTGAAAACCGTCGAGGTCGTCGTCACTTTGCCAAAAGGAGAAGAATGCGACATTGAAGCAACCGACGATTTGTACGAAAAAAGCAATTCCCGATATAGCAGTTTCGTGCCAAGCTTTAAATCTGCCGGAGAACAGAAAATCATTGAGGACGGCGCTACTGTCATAAAAGTATCTCAGAAATTTGAAGTAAAATCCGCCACCAGAACGAAAATATCCGTAAAAGTCGGAGACTGGTGCACAACACTTGCCGAAAAGACTGCATTTATCCCACCGCAATAAGAGAAAAACGCTTTCTCTTTTTTATTTTGCGCAAAGAAGGATAGATAGCGATCAGCTGCCGCATTACCAGCTCATTGGGCCTGATCTGACCCCCTCTGAAATCAAACCATACCCGCACAAAATCAGATCTCCTGATCTTCCTTATCCTTCCAATCTCAGGATCCTGCAGATAAATAGATCTCTTATCCAATCCAACCGCCACCGAATAATGTCCGTCTGCCATTTCCGAACCCGAATTATCCGGCCTTCCTCCCGTAAACCAATTAACGATCACGGGAATGCCGCCATCAAGCCAGTTTTGAATATCACGATAGTTGCTCCGGTTCTTTACCCTTACCCTGAAACCCAGCCCCTCCGCTGCTTTTTTGATCCCGGAGTCATCAACTCCGAGACGCTTATTCCATCCGGAAAGTTCCGCAAGTTCCTTTTCTGTTTTTTCAACACCATAAAAACGCAAAACCATCTTCAGGCTTGCGGGACCGCAATAGCTCATATTTAATGTCTCTTGAAAAGGCTTTACTTTCAAAATCATACTTATCGCTTAGCCGCTAGACATGACTATATCAATTTCTTTTCTTCAGAGTTCCTTATAACCTCCTCCATATTCTCATATTCATATTGCTTTCCCTGCACTTTTGTCGCTTCCTCGTCATATTCTTCCCAAGGAAACAGGTGTATATCGCTTGAAAGTCCGAGTTTTTTCGCCTCAAGCTTGTCCAGGGTTCTGGTTTCATTGGTAAGCTTCCCATAAAATATCTCATCGGCATAATTGTT
It encodes:
- a CDS encoding C39 family peptidase; translated protein: MSYCGPASLKMVLRFYGVEKTEKELAELSGWNKRLGVDDSGIKKAAEGLGFRVRVKNRSNYRDIQNWLDGGIPVIVNWFTGGRPDNSGSEMADGHYSVAVGLDKRSIYLQDPEIGRIRKIRRSDFVRVWFDFRGGQIRPNELVMRQLIAIYPSLRKIKKRKRFSLIAVG
- a CDS encoding redoxin domain-containing protein, whose product is MKLKITSNKWFNSEPLSEKDLSGYVVLVNFWSFTCVNCSRSFPRMRELWNKYKDQKFLMIGIHTPQFEFEKRPQCVKRKLIDNDMYWPIALDNEYKNWKRFKNKYWPTNYLINKNGEVVYCHIGEGGYATLDKIIQELLKMKKTKVKSPEMVTERTNNICFSATPDIHFGYKKGIPANASGYVPDKDALYKRPRIIPQNEMALEGEFFSAPGCIQTQKVGSSIYLNFNATEIDLVMEPFGKEAGAEVMFEGDPLPKEIRGEDVDDLGNIHIAGYRAYKIIKADFPVSGVLKIRSKEGKFKAYDLTFSGCVGRCDVQSDPS